A stretch of Telopea speciosissima isolate NSW1024214 ecotype Mountain lineage chromosome 11, Tspe_v1, whole genome shotgun sequence DNA encodes these proteins:
- the LOC122646444 gene encoding F-box/FBD/LRR-repeat protein At1g13570-like isoform X2, whose translation MEMASSSTLDMLSNLPENILEIIFSHLSIRDVVRTSILSTNWRYKWVSIPHLIFNDKCIPDSDSSFGHDKLLKIVNHVLLLHKGPILTFKISSSHLQTCSEIDSWILHLSLNSLTEFKLQISKSRRHNVLPCLFTFRKLIHLTLVGCIIVPPVKFKGFECLKNLIFQKVTLSNATLKCLVSACPQLESLTLIDMDGPTHIEISNPKLKYLWISGKFIGISFKDLRLLVYANIDLTTASHPDQRRTCNFTNILGSLLSIQNLVIEGWFLQSIAVGDVARKLPSTYNHLKSIYLPLNTEDMKEILIVICLLNSSPNLQELEILFWRNRESAIVPVMNLQEAKDQLDCTFNKLRVVNMSKLFGMEIELVLTKFILANSPVLEKMFISTAKKGIELTLLKELLQFKRTSQRAKIVHLD comes from the exons ATGGAAATGGCTTCATCTTCAACTCTAGACATGTTGAGTAACCTTCCAGAAAATATACTAGAAATCATCTTTTCACATTTGTCAATAAGAGATGTGGTGAGGACGAGTATCCTATCAACTAACTGGAGATACAAATGGGTTTCAATTCCACATCTCATATTCAATGATAAATGTATACCAGATTCTGATAGTTCATTTGGTCATGATAAACTTTTGAAAATTGTCAATCATGTTCTTCTACTTCATAAAGGCCCAATTCTGACATTCAAGATCTCTAGTTCGCATTTGCAAACTTGTTCAGAGATAGACAGTTGGATTCTTCACCTCTCATTAAATTCTTTAACAGAATTTAAACTTCAGATTTCTAAATCCCGGCGTCATAATGTTCTTCCATGTTTATTCACTTTTAGAAAACTGATTCATCTAACACTAGTTGGTTGTATAATTGTACCTCCTGTGAAGTTCAAAGGCTTTGAGTGTctcaaaaatctgatttttcaaaaagttaCACTTTCTAATGCAACATTGAAATGTTTGGTTTCTGCTTGCCCTCAACTAGAAAGCTTGACCTTGATTGATATGGATGGTCCTACTCATATTGAAATTAGCAATCCAAAACTCAAGTATTTGTGGATCTCTGGAAAATTCATTGGTATATCCTTCAAAGATTTGAGACTTTTAGTTTACGCAAACATTGATTTAACGACTGCGTCTCATCCTGATCAACGGAGAACCTGCAATTTTACCAACATTCTTGGATCTCTACTCAGTATTCAAAATCTTGTCATTGAAGGCTGGTTTCTACAG TCCATAGCTGTTGGTGATGTGGCGAGGAAGCTTCCTTCTACTTATAATCATTTGAAGAGCATCTACTTACCATTAAACACAGAGGATATGAAAGAGATTTTAATTGTTATATGTTTACTTAATAGTTCCCCTAATTTACAAGAGCTTGAAATCTTG TTCTGGCGTAATAGGGAATCTGCGATTGTTCCTGTCATGAATCTGCAAGAAGCAAAAGATCAGTTGGACTGTACATTTAACAAACTCCGGGTTGTAAATATGTCTAAACTCTTTGGCATGGAAATTGAATTGGTGCTCACTAAATTTATCCTTGCAAATTCTCCAGTGCTTGAGAAAATGTTTATCAGTACTGCAAAAAAGGGAATTGAA